A genome region from Mycobacterium florentinum includes the following:
- a CDS encoding DoxX family protein: MCLHHPLADGRTVARVTTKLNQRLDRCAPVVLSLFRLVYGFLFAGYGSMLLFGWPVRAISPEEVGRWPGWYAGVIELVAGLLVGTGLFTRAAAFIASGEMAIAYFWMHQPHTLWPIGDRPAGNGGTPAILFCFGFFLLVFLGGGRYSIDARRRRQI; this comes from the coding sequence ATGTGTCTACACCACCCCCTTGCCGACGGCCGTACCGTTGCCCGTGTGACGACAAAACTCAACCAGCGCCTGGACCGGTGTGCGCCGGTGGTGCTGAGCCTGTTCCGGTTGGTCTACGGCTTCCTCTTCGCCGGGTATGGCTCGATGCTGTTGTTCGGCTGGCCCGTCCGCGCGATATCGCCCGAGGAGGTCGGGAGGTGGCCCGGCTGGTACGCCGGAGTCATCGAACTCGTTGCGGGCCTACTGGTCGGCACCGGATTGTTCACTCGCGCTGCGGCATTCATCGCTTCGGGCGAAATGGCGATCGCCTATTTCTGGATGCATCAGCCACATACGCTGTGGCCGATCGGTGATCGACCGGCGGGCAACGGCGGAACGCCGGCGATCCTGTTCTGCTTCGGCTTCTTCCTTTTGGTCTTCCTCGGGGGCGGCCGCTATTCGATCGACGCTCGGCGTCGACGCCAAATCTGA
- a CDS encoding cysteine peptidase family C39 domain-containing protein, with protein MRIATVAGAAAVAILTGAATLGLAVGTAQATPGNAPSGAGIRYGDPTAAAPFWRYQQYDDDCVEMAVADVVGELTGAQPSEHEIVALARSTPSSVHPGPVYKKPTRHRSGDGTSFDDEPTLLAHYGIRAVSTDRESAATTHVPTGMAALEQDLAKGRKVIAGVNAEVIWGDPVEDKDSHGNPLANHAVVVTGIDTAAGVVHLNDSGSEQGRDEQVPIDVFVRSWDGSDDQMTVTD; from the coding sequence ATCAGGATTGCCACCGTCGCCGGCGCCGCCGCCGTCGCGATTCTGACCGGTGCCGCCACGCTAGGCCTGGCGGTAGGCACGGCCCAGGCCACTCCCGGTAACGCTCCCAGCGGCGCGGGCATCCGCTACGGCGATCCGACGGCGGCCGCCCCGTTCTGGCGCTACCAGCAATACGACGACGACTGCGTCGAGATGGCGGTCGCCGATGTGGTTGGAGAACTCACCGGCGCTCAGCCGTCCGAGCACGAAATCGTCGCGCTGGCTCGGTCGACGCCCAGCAGCGTGCACCCGGGTCCGGTCTACAAGAAGCCGACGAGGCACCGCAGCGGCGACGGCACCTCGTTCGACGATGAGCCGACGCTGCTGGCGCACTACGGAATCCGCGCGGTGAGCACCGACAGGGAAAGTGCCGCAACGACCCACGTTCCGACGGGCATGGCGGCGCTGGAGCAGGATCTGGCCAAGGGCCGCAAGGTCATTGCCGGGGTCAACGCCGAAGTCATCTGGGGCGATCCCGTCGAGGACAAGGACTCGCACGGCAACCCCCTGGCCAACCACGCGGTGGTGGTCACCGGTATCGACACCGCGGCCGGCGTCGTGCACCTCAACGACAGCGGCAGCGAGCAGGGCCGCGACGAGCAGGTGCCGATCGACGTCTTCGTCCGCTCGTGGGATGGCAGCGACGATCAGATGACGGTCACCGACTAG
- a CDS encoding HD domain-containing protein, which yields MQVIPTLPDTSVAQAATRLAQSTESPSVFNHSVRSYLFGELVAAHEGIRPGADYDGDALFLACVLHDLGAGSAAPGKERFEVEGADLAAALLTEHGCERRLVDGVWEAIALHTSTGIADRRGALCHLLSSGASMDFGLNAEFIDEEIAAAIHACYPRMSMARTLLDAIAAQAQRSPGAALPYTFPNQVLRERQTDGITLLELAAAHGRWGD from the coding sequence ATGCAGGTCATACCCACTCTCCCCGACACGTCCGTCGCACAAGCCGCCACTCGGCTGGCGCAGTCGACCGAGTCACCGTCAGTGTTCAACCACAGCGTCCGCAGTTACCTGTTCGGTGAGTTGGTCGCCGCACACGAGGGCATCCGCCCGGGCGCCGACTACGACGGGGACGCCCTGTTCCTGGCATGCGTGCTGCACGATCTCGGTGCCGGCTCCGCGGCGCCGGGCAAGGAAAGGTTCGAAGTGGAAGGCGCCGACCTCGCGGCGGCACTGCTGACCGAACACGGCTGCGAGCGACGGCTCGTCGACGGCGTGTGGGAGGCCATTGCCTTGCATACGTCGACGGGCATCGCCGACCGGCGCGGAGCCCTGTGCCACTTGTTGAGCAGCGGCGCGAGTATGGATTTCGGTCTCAACGCCGAGTTCATCGACGAGGAAATCGCCGCCGCGATCCATGCCTGCTATCCGCGGATGTCCATGGCACGCACGCTGCTGGATGCCATCGCCGCGCAGGCACAGCGCAGCCCCGGGGCGGCGCTGCCCTATACATTCCCCAACCAGGTGCTGCGTGAACGCCAGACCGATGGCATCACCCTGCTCGAACTCGCGGCCGCGCACGGCCGATGGGGCGACTGA
- a CDS encoding DMT family transporter, which translates to MQGGALTYLLLFGAIIAEVVATSLLKSTEGFSRLWPTAICLVGYGVSFALLAWSIQRGMQTDVAYALWSAIGTAAIVLIAVLFLGSPISVTKVIGVGLIIVGVVTLNLSGAH; encoded by the coding sequence ATGCAAGGAGGCGCACTCACGTACCTGCTCCTGTTCGGCGCGATCATCGCGGAGGTGGTGGCGACCAGCCTGCTCAAGAGCACCGAGGGCTTCAGTCGCCTGTGGCCGACCGCGATCTGTCTGGTCGGCTACGGCGTCTCTTTTGCGCTGCTGGCGTGGTCGATCCAGCGGGGTATGCAGACCGACGTCGCCTACGCGCTGTGGTCGGCGATCGGCACGGCGGCCATCGTGCTGATCGCCGTACTGTTTCTGGGCTCCCCGATTTCGGTGACGAAGGTGATCGGAGTCGGGCTGATCATCGTCGGCGTGGTCACGTTGAACCTGTCCGGCGCGCACTGA
- a CDS encoding SDR family NAD(P)-dependent oxidoreductase, whose protein sequence is MTANQRCDGLVALVTGSSRGLGKAIAARLAAQGATVALTARTMDPDPKYHGSLRETVDEIVAAGGRAIAVQADLSQAEERERLFGEVVDTVGAPDILVNNAAVTFLRPLDGFPERRARLMMEMHVLGPLHLSQLAIPAMRDRGRGWILNLTSVGGDLPPGPPFSEFDRTAGFGIYGTVKAALNRLTKSLAAELYDDGIAVNAAAPSNPVATPGAGTLDLAKTDTEDIELITETALRLCTGDPKTLTGRIAHTQTFLAEVGWFQPAG, encoded by the coding sequence ATGACCGCGAACCAACGATGCGACGGACTGGTGGCTCTGGTCACCGGCAGCAGCCGAGGGCTGGGCAAGGCGATCGCGGCACGGCTTGCCGCGCAAGGCGCCACGGTCGCGCTGACCGCGCGCACGATGGACCCCGATCCGAAGTACCACGGATCGCTGCGCGAGACCGTCGACGAGATCGTCGCCGCGGGCGGCCGGGCCATTGCCGTCCAAGCCGATCTCTCCCAGGCCGAGGAGCGCGAGCGGCTGTTCGGCGAAGTGGTGGACACCGTCGGCGCTCCGGACATCCTGGTGAACAACGCCGCGGTCACCTTCCTGCGGCCCCTGGACGGGTTTCCCGAGCGGCGCGCCCGGCTCATGATGGAAATGCATGTGCTAGGGCCATTGCATCTGAGCCAGTTGGCAATTCCCGCGATGCGCGACCGGGGGCGGGGCTGGATCCTGAACCTGACATCGGTCGGCGGCGACCTACCGCCCGGTCCTCCCTTTTCCGAATTCGACCGAACCGCCGGCTTCGGCATCTACGGGACGGTCAAGGCGGCACTTAACCGGCTGACGAAAAGCCTTGCCGCGGAACTGTACGACGACGGCATCGCCGTCAACGCGGCCGCTCCGTCCAATCCCGTGGCAACCCCGGGGGCGGGCACCCTCGACCTGGCCAAGACCGACACGGAGGACATCGAACTGATCACCGAGACCGCACTGCGGTTGTGCACCGGCGACCCGAAAACCCTGACCGGCCGGATCGCGCATACCCAGACCTTCCTCGCCGAGGTCGGTTGGTTTCAGCCCGCCGGCTGA
- a CDS encoding alpha/beta hydrolase, translated as MTSAPLRTPLRFDVSEVIGEQAFLAATYYPARNRDAAPAVFVCLPGGTYSREYWDLHVVGHSGYSFAEFATENGYSVLTVDPLGTGESSKPARDFDFAVIAAALARAISELPAATGDHAPPIAVAHSLGGYLAITQHALFGSYAGLAILGCTNQHVAPLNLDPAFIARAANADGRAVLAREILSALPEAYFEGPREHLQSWFHLDDVPADVVAADCVTAKSVVPRIFGTAMIPGVVAERAALIDVPVLLGYGVVDVSPNPRAEAALYCNSSDITTVVLPDSAHCHNMASSRLRLWQRLLVWTQAVGAFSARRTGST; from the coding sequence GTGACTTCTGCCCCCCTGCGCACGCCGTTGCGTTTCGACGTCAGCGAAGTGATCGGGGAGCAGGCATTTCTGGCCGCGACCTACTACCCGGCGCGCAACCGCGATGCGGCCCCGGCGGTATTCGTCTGCCTGCCCGGTGGTACCTACAGCCGCGAATACTGGGATCTGCATGTCGTCGGCCACAGCGGCTACAGCTTCGCCGAATTCGCGACCGAGAACGGTTATTCGGTGCTGACGGTCGATCCATTGGGAACCGGCGAAAGCTCAAAGCCCGCACGTGATTTCGACTTCGCCGTTATCGCTGCCGCGCTCGCTCGCGCTATCTCCGAGCTGCCCGCCGCGACCGGGGACCACGCGCCGCCGATTGCCGTCGCGCATTCGCTGGGCGGCTACCTGGCGATCACTCAGCATGCGCTGTTCGGCAGCTATGCGGGGCTGGCGATTTTGGGATGCACCAATCAGCATGTCGCACCGCTGAACCTGGACCCGGCGTTCATTGCCCGCGCTGCTAACGCGGACGGTCGCGCGGTGCTGGCGCGGGAGATCCTGTCGGCTCTTCCCGAAGCCTATTTCGAAGGCCCGCGCGAGCACTTGCAGAGCTGGTTTCATCTCGACGACGTTCCCGCCGATGTCGTGGCAGCCGACTGCGTGACCGCGAAGTCGGTGGTGCCGCGGATATTCGGGACGGCCATGATTCCCGGCGTCGTCGCCGAGCGCGCCGCGCTGATCGACGTCCCGGTGCTGCTCGGCTATGGCGTGGTTGACGTCTCGCCGAACCCGCGCGCCGAGGCCGCCCTCTATTGCAATAGCTCCGACATCACCACGGTGGTGTTGCCCGACAGCGCGCACTGCCACAACATGGCGTCGAGCCGGTTGCGGCTCTGGCAGCGATTGCTCGTCTGGACGCAAGCCGTCGGCGCGTTCAGTGCGCGCCGGACAGGTTCAACGTGA